A genomic region of Chloracidobacterium sp. contains the following coding sequences:
- a CDS encoding SH3 domain-containing protein → MKQCPSCGTTYTDASLSYCLADGAALSDLSPAEEATVVRSGSDPVRVNIPQTQPIITPTTVTQPPGGSSGTVLKVVIGLLVLVILAIVGLGLAGVLYYSAGRGDDVAVNNVNMNKPALPPSPLPSVSETDELRKQIADLEKKLNEQKNTNRPVDIPLTLPNQTSTRSARVNSPGDGFLALRTYPSSSVGGRILQIPHGASVTVGGCLAPSGGGRWCRASYNGYSGWVFDKYLNY, encoded by the coding sequence ATGAAACAGTGCCCGTCGTGCGGAACGACCTATACCGACGCCTCGCTCAGCTACTGCCTCGCAGATGGAGCGGCCCTTAGCGATCTCTCGCCGGCGGAGGAGGCGACCGTGGTCCGCTCAGGGAGCGACCCAGTGCGGGTCAATATTCCGCAGACGCAGCCGATCATCACACCGACAACTGTGACCCAACCGCCGGGCGGCTCATCGGGCACTGTCCTCAAGGTGGTCATCGGATTGCTCGTGCTGGTGATCCTCGCAATCGTCGGGCTCGGCTTGGCGGGCGTCCTGTATTACAGCGCGGGCCGCGGCGATGATGTTGCCGTTAACAATGTCAATATGAACAAGCCGGCACTACCACCAAGCCCGCTGCCATCGGTCAGCGAAACTGATGAACTGCGCAAGCAGATCGCTGATCTCGAAAAGAAGCTGAATGAGCAGAAGAATACAAATCGTCCGGTCGATATACCGCTAACGCTGCCGAATCAGACCTCGACTCGGTCGGCCCGTGTGAATTCGCCCGGCGATGGGTTTCTCGCCCTGCGCACATATCCGAGCAGTTCGGTAGGCGGACGAATACTCCAGATCCCACACGGTGCCTCGGTAACGGTCGGCGGATGCCTTGCCCCGTCGGGCGGCGGCCGCTGGTGCCGGGCCAGCTATAACGGCTATTCGGGCTGGGTGTTTGATAAGTATCTCAACTACTAG
- a CDS encoding MATE family efflux transporter — protein sequence MPDKQENGSEPADETPPQKAPFDRSIVEGPLGRAVWKIAWPTMLTNVVAGIQGMIDHILVGNLVGYKANAAMGISFQIFLTVVVFISSIFIGMAVHVARYAGAGNKEKVDRTVYQAFLTAVFIGVFIMAPVGYFASPYLLDLVSSDSDVKAEALPFLRVTFVFSIGLMIYFMTSGSLRSAGDSRTPMALGIVMTILNLVLNVILIRGLGPIPEFGTVGSAMGSSIAAGSVGIYAIYKLSTGGWVVHFPRGSGWGPDWSIIRSLFAFGLPAGFQGIAMNVGGLLMFYFIGTLANSAAAQAAYALSYGQLFLLVTWSANGLMGASAAVAGQNLGAKQPDRAYAAVNAAARFGLAGAAFFGLFYFFFPQQLLAIFGMTDTAAVAIGIELLHILAFSGLFISAALAFTGGLQGTGDTKGPLYISIISQVAVPIGICLVIRSISTLEPIHIWLAILVGHMTRCSLSIFRFRQGKWRSISVDIHATT from the coding sequence ATGCCTGACAAGCAAGAGAACGGATCCGAGCCGGCCGACGAAACACCGCCGCAGAAAGCCCCCTTCGACAGATCGATCGTTGAGGGGCCATTAGGCCGCGCTGTCTGGAAGATCGCATGGCCGACTATGCTCACTAATGTAGTGGCCGGCATTCAGGGGATGATCGACCATATACTCGTCGGCAACCTTGTCGGTTACAAGGCTAATGCCGCGATGGGCATCAGCTTTCAGATATTCCTCACGGTCGTCGTTTTTATCTCATCGATCTTTATCGGCATGGCGGTCCACGTTGCTCGCTATGCCGGAGCGGGCAATAAAGAGAAGGTTGACCGGACCGTGTATCAGGCCTTTCTGACGGCAGTTTTTATCGGTGTATTTATTATGGCACCGGTAGGCTATTTTGCCTCGCCATACCTGCTTGACCTGGTCAGTTCTGACTCTGACGTCAAGGCGGAGGCCCTTCCGTTTCTTCGGGTCACTTTTGTATTCAGCATTGGGTTGATGATCTATTTCATGACGAGCGGGTCGCTACGCTCGGCGGGCGATTCACGAACGCCTATGGCTCTCGGCATCGTAATGACGATCCTGAACCTGGTGCTTAACGTCATTCTCATACGCGGCCTCGGGCCGATACCTGAATTTGGGACGGTCGGTTCGGCCATGGGCTCCAGCATCGCGGCTGGTTCAGTCGGCATTTACGCGATCTACAAACTCTCGACGGGCGGATGGGTCGTCCATTTTCCGAGGGGCTCCGGCTGGGGGCCGGATTGGTCGATCATTCGATCGCTCTTTGCTTTCGGGTTGCCGGCCGGCTTTCAGGGGATCGCGATGAACGTCGGCGGCCTTTTGATGTTCTACTTTATCGGCACGCTCGCCAACAGTGCCGCTGCCCAGGCGGCCTATGCTCTTTCTTACGGCCAGCTTTTCCTGCTCGTCACATGGTCGGCTAACGGACTGATGGGAGCTTCGGCGGCCGTCGCCGGACAGAATCTTGGAGCTAAGCAGCCTGACCGTGCGTATGCCGCCGTAAATGCGGCCGCTCGATTTGGGCTCGCCGGCGCAGCCTTTTTTGGTCTGTTCTACTTCTTCTTCCCGCAGCAATTGCTGGCAATATTCGGCATGACCGACACCGCCGCCGTTGCGATCGGTATAGAACTATTGCATATTTTGGCTTTCTCGGGGCTGTTCATCTCCGCCGCCCTGGCCTTTACGGGCGGGCTGCAGGGAACCGGTGATACCAAGGGCCCACTCTATATCTCGATCATCTCGCAGGTTGCAGTACCGATAGGGATTTGTCTTGTTATCAGGAGTATCAGCACCCTCGAACCTATCCACATCTGGCTGGCTATCCTCGTCGGACATATGACACGTTGCTCACTCAGCATCTTTCGGTTTCGCCAAGGCAAATGGCGCTCGATCTCAGTGGACATTCACGCTACTACGTGA
- a CDS encoding methyltransferase domain-containing protein gives MNENLQFLQAFLKNPLKVGAIAPSSPELAAEMLHGIEPDDHNIVLELGVGTGAITRFLRGVIPSRESYLGIELDADLVKTLNRNFPDVNIIQGNAAEAYTIHKDSGLGKVRYLVCCLPFVSLPKEVSEAVLTEISRFMDEGCELRLFQYAHGYFLPPAIKLREYLKTRYGKSRRSPLVLKNVPPAYTLTWSTV, from the coding sequence ATGAACGAGAACCTTCAGTTCCTACAGGCTTTTCTCAAGAATCCGCTCAAGGTCGGCGCCATTGCGCCCAGTTCACCCGAACTCGCGGCGGAGATGCTTCATGGCATTGAGCCCGACGATCATAATATCGTTCTCGAGTTGGGCGTTGGGACAGGAGCGATAACGAGGTTTCTTCGAGGCGTGATACCTAGTCGTGAGTCATACCTCGGCATAGAGCTGGACGCGGACCTTGTAAAGACACTGAACCGAAACTTCCCTGACGTCAATATCATTCAGGGCAACGCGGCCGAGGCCTACACGATCCATAAGGATTCCGGCCTTGGGAAGGTCCGTTATCTTGTGTGCTGTTTGCCTTTTGTTTCTTTGCCAAAGGAAGTAAGCGAGGCCGTCCTGACCGAGATCTCGCGGTTCATGGACGAGGGATGCGAGCTTCGCCTGTTTCAGTACGCTCACGGCTATTTTTTGCCGCCGGCGATCAAGCTACGCGAATATCTCAAAACACGGTATGGAAAGTCCCGCCGCAGCCCGCTTGTACTAAAAAATGTCCCGCCTGCATACACGCTGACCTGGTCTACCGTATAG
- the topA gene encoding type I DNA topoisomerase has product MSKNLLIVESPAKAKTIEKILGADFQVNSCFGHIRDLEKAGMGIDIANDFEPRYIVPDEKKKVVSELRSLAKRSAEVWLATDEDREGEAISWHLCEVLGLDPASTKRIVFHEITKPAIEAAVRSPRTVNMDLVMAQQARRVLDRIVGFELSPVLWRKISTSNNSLSAGRVQSVAVRLIADREREINAFQQVIHFKIEGLFAADDITGKKVTFKAEGRKQESADDAERFLQGCVGAEYTVTDIRVKPGKRSPAPPFTTSTLQQEASRKLGYGVARTMQIAQRLYENGHITYMRTDSVNLSDTAMDDIKHAVNNMFGERYHQSRKFKNKNEAAQEAHEAIRPTNALATTINDEEWRRLYELIWKRTIASQMAEAELEKTTVKIEISTNKEELTAAGEVLKFDGFLKVYREDKDEDDQEEASQGLLPPMTVGQLLPLVELRATERFSRSQPRYTEASLVKKLEELGIGRPSTYAPTISTILKRGYVEKRDKEGTPRAFRILILKDGSISKTQDSENTGAEKAKLFPTDLGLVVTDFLKEHFDAIMDYGFTARIEEEFDEVAEGKLEWHTMLDEFYGPFKRDVDNTIERAERVKAERQLGIDPESGKPVIARMARYGPIIQIGTVDQEEKPRFAKVPTGQSIETITFEEALALFKLQSTMGTYEGKELSAGVGRYGPYIKWGDEFVSVPRGTDLAVVDTEMAIGYIKAKQEAETPVGEYDGKPITKGSGRFGPFIKWDGMFINVPRRYDLDHLTQAEMNELIDAKREKEANRYIHRWEDEKISVENARWGPVIKFGKKVINIPKRGDGTRATAEDAAALTLEEVKKRIEAEVPGAFSKKARPSAKKTQTRKPAKKKA; this is encoded by the coding sequence ATGTCAAAGAACCTCTTAATAGTTGAGAGCCCCGCAAAAGCCAAAACCATCGAAAAGATCCTCGGCGCTGATTTTCAGGTAAATAGCTGCTTTGGACACATCCGCGATCTCGAAAAGGCGGGAATGGGTATCGATATCGCAAACGATTTCGAACCTCGCTATATTGTCCCCGATGAAAAGAAAAAGGTCGTCAGCGAACTGAGGTCTCTGGCAAAAAGATCCGCCGAAGTATGGCTCGCAACTGACGAGGACCGTGAGGGCGAGGCCATTAGCTGGCACCTGTGCGAGGTGTTGGGTCTCGATCCGGCATCGACAAAACGCATCGTGTTTCACGAGATCACAAAGCCTGCGATTGAAGCGGCTGTCCGCAGCCCCCGCACGGTGAACATGGACCTCGTCATGGCCCAGCAGGCCCGCCGCGTGCTGGATCGCATTGTCGGATTTGAGTTGAGCCCCGTGCTGTGGCGAAAGATCAGCACGAGCAACAATAGCCTCAGCGCTGGCCGCGTGCAGAGCGTCGCGGTCCGTCTGATCGCCGATCGCGAACGCGAGATCAATGCTTTTCAACAGGTAATCCACTTCAAGATCGAGGGGCTTTTTGCTGCCGATGACATAACCGGAAAAAAGGTAACTTTCAAGGCCGAAGGGCGAAAGCAGGAAAGCGCTGACGATGCGGAAAGGTTCTTGCAGGGGTGTGTCGGGGCGGAATACACGGTGACCGATATTCGTGTCAAGCCTGGCAAACGCTCGCCGGCCCCGCCGTTCACGACATCTACGCTGCAGCAGGAAGCTTCGAGAAAACTGGGCTACGGCGTGGCACGAACCATGCAGATAGCCCAGAGGCTGTATGAGAACGGCCATATTACCTATATGCGCACCGACAGCGTGAACCTGAGCGATACGGCGATGGACGACATCAAGCACGCCGTGAACAATATGTTTGGCGAAAGGTATCACCAGTCCCGGAAATTCAAGAATAAGAACGAAGCTGCCCAGGAAGCACACGAGGCCATTCGCCCGACCAATGCCCTGGCGACCACCATTAACGACGAGGAATGGCGACGGCTGTATGAACTGATCTGGAAGCGAACGATCGCATCGCAAATGGCTGAGGCCGAGCTGGAGAAAACGACCGTCAAGATCGAGATCTCGACAAATAAAGAAGAGCTTACGGCCGCGGGCGAGGTATTGAAGTTTGACGGGTTTCTGAAGGTCTATCGAGAGGATAAAGATGAGGACGACCAGGAAGAAGCATCACAAGGCCTGTTGCCGCCGATGACCGTAGGCCAGTTGCTGCCGCTCGTGGAACTACGGGCAACCGAGCGGTTCAGCCGCTCTCAGCCGCGATACACCGAAGCATCACTCGTCAAGAAACTCGAGGAGCTAGGTATCGGCCGCCCGTCCACATACGCTCCGACGATCTCAACCATCCTAAAACGCGGCTATGTTGAGAAACGGGATAAGGAAGGCACTCCGAGGGCTTTCAGGATCCTGATATTGAAAGACGGATCGATCAGCAAGACGCAAGATTCCGAGAACACGGGTGCAGAAAAGGCAAAGCTGTTCCCGACCGACCTCGGGCTGGTGGTGACCGATTTTCTTAAAGAGCATTTTGACGCCATCATGGACTACGGCTTCACCGCGAGGATCGAAGAAGAATTCGACGAGGTGGCTGAAGGGAAGCTCGAATGGCACACGATGCTCGATGAATTTTATGGGCCATTCAAACGAGACGTCGACAATACCATCGAGAGGGCGGAACGCGTAAAAGCGGAGCGGCAACTGGGCATCGATCCCGAATCCGGCAAACCGGTCATCGCCCGCATGGCCCGCTATGGCCCGATCATCCAGATCGGCACCGTCGATCAGGAAGAGAAACCGAGATTTGCAAAGGTCCCAACCGGCCAAAGCATTGAGACCATTACGTTTGAGGAAGCGTTAGCCTTGTTCAAGCTGCAAAGCACAATGGGCACGTACGAGGGCAAAGAATTGTCAGCCGGCGTGGGCCGATACGGGCCTTATATAAAATGGGGCGACGAATTTGTCTCCGTACCCCGCGGCACTGACCTTGCGGTCGTCGATACTGAAATGGCAATCGGCTATATCAAGGCCAAACAAGAAGCCGAAACACCGGTTGGCGAGTATGACGGCAAACCGATCACAAAGGGTTCCGGACGCTTCGGGCCATTCATTAAGTGGGACGGCATGTTCATCAATGTGCCGCGGCGTTACGATCTTGATCACCTGACGCAGGCCGAGATGAACGAACTTATCGATGCAAAGCGCGAAAAGGAAGCAAATCGTTACATACACCGCTGGGAAGACGAAAAGATATCAGTCGAGAATGCCCGTTGGGGCCCTGTAATCAAATTTGGCAAAAAGGTAATAAATATTCCCAAGCGAGGTGACGGAACGCGCGCGACGGCTGAGGATGCTGCGGCACTGACATTGGAAGAGGTAAAGAAGCGGATCGAGGCCGAGGTGCCGGGAGCGTTCTCAAAAAAGGCGAGACCTTCGGCTAAAAAAACGCAGACCCGGAAACCGGCGAAGAAGAAAGCCTAG
- the dprA gene encoding DNA-protecting protein DprA — protein sequence MIDWIALNMTPGVGPRAATRLLERFGSASSVFHARRTELESLRLKPETTDSIIKREFHERAADELERVKKLGGDILILDDGSYPSMLREIADPPPVLYAKGDWQACADQPCIGVIGSRTCSTYGENAAEMLGRDLASRGITIVSGLARGIDAAAHRGAIRGQGRTIGVMGTGLDRYYPRENTKLVHEIIGSGGCIVTQFPLGTPPLAEHFPFRNRIISGLSYGVLIVEASERSGSLITARLAAEQGRDVMAVPGNITSGNSFGTNYLIKSGAKLVQQWQDVVAELPAEIAATILPPPVDKETEVSEGRQQPLIPADLSPHERTVWDILNPDEPTHIDILLETSALSFGDLNAALVSLDIRDLIRVLPGKHYARRM from the coding sequence ATGATCGATTGGATAGCCCTGAACATGACCCCGGGCGTGGGTCCGCGAGCGGCGACACGGTTATTAGAACGATTTGGCTCTGCGTCAAGTGTTTTTCATGCGCGGCGGACCGAGCTCGAATCGCTGCGGCTCAAGCCGGAAACAACGGACAGCATCATTAAGCGTGAGTTTCACGAACGTGCTGCCGACGAACTGGAACGTGTCAAAAAGCTCGGCGGCGACATTCTGATACTCGACGACGGCAGCTATCCGTCGATGCTGCGTGAGATCGCCGACCCGCCGCCGGTGTTGTATGCAAAGGGCGACTGGCAGGCTTGCGCCGATCAGCCGTGTATCGGTGTCATCGGTTCGCGTACCTGTTCAACGTATGGCGAGAATGCCGCTGAGATGCTTGGCCGTGACCTCGCATCGCGTGGAATTACGATCGTTTCCGGCCTCGCCCGCGGTATCGATGCCGCGGCCCATCGCGGAGCGATACGCGGACAAGGCCGAACGATCGGCGTGATGGGTACGGGACTCGATCGCTATTATCCGCGAGAGAATACCAAGCTGGTGCACGAGATAATCGGGTCGGGCGGATGTATCGTTACGCAGTTTCCTCTGGGTACGCCGCCGCTGGCCGAGCATTTCCCTTTTCGCAATCGCATCATTAGCGGCCTTAGCTACGGCGTGCTGATCGTTGAGGCATCGGAACGCAGCGGCTCGCTCATCACCGCGCGGCTGGCGGCCGAGCAGGGCCGCGATGTGATGGCCGTTCCGGGCAATATCACTTCGGGCAACTCATTCGGGACGAATTACCTTATTAAGAGTGGTGCAAAGCTCGTTCAGCAATGGCAGGACGTGGTTGCCGAACTGCCGGCTGAGATCGCTGCAACGATCCTGCCGCCGCCGGTCGACAAGGAAACGGAGGTATCCGAAGGTCGCCAGCAACCTCTCATCCCGGCCGATCTCAGCCCGCATGAACGCACAGTCTGGGACATTTTGAACCCGGACGAACCGACGCACATCGACATACTTCTTGAGACAAGTGCTCTGTCATTTGGCGACCTGAACGCCGCCCTAGTGAGCCTCGATATCCGCGACCTGATCCGTGTCCTTCCGGGCAAACACTACGCCCGGAGAATGTAA
- a CDS encoding outer membrane beta-barrel protein has translation MKRIFFIALAAMVFSLFTMSAMGQDERNKVEFFGGYSYLNTDIGWDEEVKVEGFESDFDDRFGSHGFEAALTGNFHRYAGAKFDFSSHSKTRSFSDFIPEGGSYDLRLKVRTNQFLGGLQFKDNKKEGGRVRPFAHVLAGVANQKVEYTETYTGGGGSISPGGSTFSDSLSKNSFAMVFGGGVDVHVGKRVDIRIFQFDFNPIFMKADSDFDIGSHTQKNFRISAGIVIH, from the coding sequence ATGAAAAGGATTTTCTTTATTGCCCTAGCGGCAATGGTGTTTTCGCTCTTTACGATGTCCGCCATGGGACAGGATGAGCGAAATAAGGTTGAGTTTTTTGGCGGCTATTCGTACCTGAATACGGATATTGGATGGGACGAGGAGGTCAAAGTAGAGGGCTTCGAGTCGGATTTTGATGACCGTTTTGGCTCGCATGGATTTGAGGCCGCGCTAACCGGCAACTTCCATCGCTATGCCGGGGCAAAATTCGATTTTTCTTCGCACAGCAAGACGCGTTCATTCAGTGATTTTATTCCAGAGGGCGGTTCCTATGATCTCAGGCTAAAGGTCAGGACGAATCAATTTCTGGGCGGGCTTCAGTTCAAGGACAATAAGAAGGAAGGCGGCAGGGTTCGTCCCTTTGCCCACGTCCTCGCCGGTGTAGCTAATCAGAAGGTCGAATACACGGAAACATATACCGGCGGCGGCGGCAGCATCAGCCCGGGCGGCAGCACGTTCAGTGACAGCCTCTCGAAGAACAGCTTTGCGATGGTCTTTGGCGGCGGTGTTGATGTTCATGTCGGCAAGCGTGTCGATATCCGCATCTTCCAGTTCGATTTTAATCCGATCTTTATGAAGGCGGATTCCGATTTCGATATTGGTAGCCATACCCAGAAGAACTTCCGTATCTCGGCGGGTATCGTTATCCACTAG
- a CDS encoding GNAT family N-acetyltransferase: protein MPAIVQAETADQIASARGLFREYESWLGLDLCFQGFEAELAGLPGKYAMPDGRLLLAYSDGEIAGCIAMRNLDDGICEMKRLFVREGFRGKQIGVQLIERLIADARNIGYSKMRLDTFPPKMGKAVSLYESHGFVPIAPYYDNPNDGVLFMELTL from the coding sequence ATGCCAGCAATCGTCCAAGCTGAGACTGCGGACCAGATCGCTAGCGCGAGGGGTTTGTTTCGCGAATACGAATCATGGCTCGGCCTCGACCTTTGTTTTCAAGGCTTTGAGGCTGAGTTGGCTGGTTTGCCGGGAAAGTATGCGATGCCTGACGGACGATTGCTTCTCGCGTACTCGGACGGTGAGATTGCCGGCTGTATAGCGATGCGAAATCTCGATGACGGTATTTGCGAGATGAAGCGATTGTTCGTTCGCGAGGGGTTTCGCGGAAAACAGATCGGCGTACAGCTTATCGAACGCCTTATTGCTGACGCCCGAAATATCGGCTATTCAAAGATGCGTCTCGACACTTTCCCGCCCAAGATGGGCAAAGCCGTGAGCCTGTATGAGTCTCACGGCTTTGTGCCGATAGCGCCGTATTACGACAATCCTAACGACGGCGTGCTGTTCATGGAACTCACGCTCTAG
- a CDS encoding M20 family metallopeptidase — protein sequence MTPHEVLAHFNAREAAICEAICEIVEIESPSYDAVRSAVVVDRIEALFRELPIDLDFERIEADGVGTHLIIRAFPGEGPCTMLLGHTDTVHAVGTKEKNPTRIDGDRLYGCGTFDMKANIILMIEALRYLAGTGTRPPRPVNIVLSCDEEVGSRTGQALVEREAAAAACCLIPEPSAGGRVKTARKGTGMFRLVAHGVPAHAGLDPEKGANAIAELARQVDRVHAIADPSIGTTANVTTFRGGTTTNVIPDRAECDIDVRFSDSSEAARVEAALRLLSPVDDRVTLELLGSVNRPPLERNKAVIELYQKARGIAASFDYELGETQVGGASDGNFVAALGVPVLDGLGLAGDGAHRLDEHVLVSDIAKRATLVTLLIGQN from the coding sequence ATGACGCCTCACGAAGTTCTCGCACATTTCAACGCCCGAGAGGCGGCCATTTGTGAAGCGATCTGTGAGATCGTCGAGATAGAATCGCCGTCTTACGACGCTGTGCGAAGCGCTGTGGTCGTCGACCGGATCGAAGCGCTCTTTCGCGAATTGCCGATCGATCTGGATTTTGAGCGCATCGAGGCCGATGGCGTCGGCACGCATCTGATCATCAGAGCGTTCCCCGGTGAGGGGCCGTGCACGATGCTGCTTGGCCACACCGACACAGTGCACGCGGTCGGCACGAAAGAGAAGAACCCGACACGGATCGATGGCGATAGGTTATACGGATGCGGGACCTTTGACATGAAGGCGAACATCATCCTGATGATCGAGGCCTTGCGATATCTCGCCGGGACGGGCACACGGCCGCCTCGGCCAGTAAATATCGTCCTCTCATGCGACGAGGAGGTCGGCAGCCGCACGGGCCAAGCGCTCGTCGAACGCGAGGCCGCGGCGGCGGCGTGCTGTCTCATCCCCGAACCGTCGGCCGGCGGTCGGGTGAAGACCGCCCGAAAGGGCACTGGAATGTTCAGGCTCGTTGCCCACGGTGTTCCAGCCCACGCAGGCCTTGATCCTGAAAAGGGTGCGAATGCGATTGCTGAATTGGCTCGTCAGGTGGACAGGGTTCACGCCATTGCCGATCCGTCTATCGGCACCACCGCAAACGTAACGACCTTTCGCGGCGGGACGACGACAAACGTTATACCGGACCGGGCCGAGTGCGATATCGATGTGAGGTTTTCAGATTCGAGCGAAGCGGCGCGTGTCGAGGCCGCGCTCAGGTTGCTTTCGCCGGTCGACGATCGCGTCACTCTTGAGCTGTTGGGTTCCGTAAACCGGCCGCCGCTCGAACGAAATAAGGCAGTTATTGAACTCTATCAGAAGGCCAGAGGCATAGCCGCAAGTTTCGATTACGAGCTTGGTGAGACACAGGTCGGCGGCGCGTCGGACGGCAATTTTGTCGCTGCGCTTGGCGTTCCCGTCCTCGACGGACTCGGCTTGGCCGGCGACGGTGCGCACAGGCTGGATGAGCATGTTCTGGTCAGCGATATTGCAAAGCGAGCGACGCTGGTGACGCTGCTGATCGGACAAAACTGA
- a CDS encoding CbbQ/NirQ/NorQ/GpvN family protein: protein MELAVEKYKVKAEPFYLPIKDEVELFEAAYAAKLPALLKGPTGCGKTRFVEYMAHRLNRPLITVACHEDLSSTDLVGRFLLEGEETVWHDGPMTAAVRAGAILYLDEVVEARKDTVVIIHPLTDDRRRLPIEKRGTVLDAPDEFMLVVSYNPGYQSILKDLKQSTRQRFVALEFDYPNAEAETEIVAKEGGIDESTAADLVKIGQKVRNLRGHGLEEGVSTRLLIYAAQLIAKGISPIAAAEVAICSPITDDRELQRSIREIVTTII from the coding sequence ATGGAACTTGCGGTCGAGAAATACAAGGTCAAAGCTGAGCCCTTTTACCTGCCGATCAAGGACGAGGTCGAGCTGTTCGAGGCGGCGTATGCTGCGAAATTACCGGCATTGTTAAAAGGCCCGACGGGCTGCGGCAAGACGCGCTTTGTCGAATACATGGCGCATCGCCTGAACCGCCCGCTCATCACCGTCGCGTGTCACGAAGACCTTTCCTCGACGGATCTTGTCGGCCGCTTTCTGCTCGAGGGCGAAGAGACCGTATGGCACGACGGCCCGATGACAGCGGCCGTTCGCGCCGGTGCGATTCTGTACCTCGACGAGGTCGTCGAGGCGCGCAAAGACACCGTCGTCATCATTCACCCGCTCACCGACGACCGCCGCCGCCTGCCGATCGAAAAGCGCGGCACCGTGCTCGACGCGCCCGACGAATTCATGCTCGTCGTCAGCTATAATCCCGGCTATCAGTCGATCCTCAAAGATCTAAAGCAATCGACGCGGCAACGCTTTGTCGCACTTGAATTCGATTACCCCAACGCCGAAGCGGAAACCGAGATAGTTGCGAAAGAAGGCGGCATCGACGAATCAACCGCCGCAGACCTCGTAAAGATCGGTCAAAAGGTGCGCAATCTTCGCGGCCACGGCCTCGAGGAAGGCGTCTCGACACGCCTCCTCATCTACGCCGCCCAACTCATCGCCAAAGGTATCTCGCCTATCGCCGCCGCCGAGGTCGCCATCTGCTCGCCCATCACCGACGACCGCGAACTACAACGCAGCATCCGCGAGATCGTGACGACGATTATTTAG
- a CDS encoding S1/P1 nuclease translates to MRRVWSSAAAVVVLLVLTVSSFSWDNVGHEISAYIAWQRMAPEVRERVVKILLDAAEDSDIPTFYVSYGSQSEEARKRQYFMMIATWADVVRDRTFEVRYRKYHKSNWHYSDSFWTIKDGKIESLPPPGDGGKALEKLSEYSDLLTSSATASQKAVAIAWIEHIIGDLHQPLHTSARVTETESKGDQGGNLFLLTPQGTPRNAQKNLHSFWDSIVVHSIPNSDDLCDSTYVEPIARKILKKYPYEKLQARLAAGKFADWTAESLKISQTEVFSADLVRFREPSDKYRKKALKISEERLALAGYRMAELFNAAFAAK, encoded by the coding sequence ATGAGACGAGTGTGGAGTTCGGCGGCAGCGGTCGTCGTGCTGCTGGTGCTAACAGTGTCATCCTTTTCGTGGGATAACGTAGGGCATGAGATCAGCGCTTACATAGCGTGGCAACGGATGGCCCCCGAGGTTCGCGAACGTGTCGTGAAGATACTCCTCGATGCGGCGGAGGATTCGGACATACCGACCTTCTACGTCAGCTACGGTTCGCAAAGCGAGGAGGCCCGAAAACGTCAGTATTTTATGATGATAGCGACGTGGGCCGACGTCGTTCGTGACCGGACGTTTGAGGTCCGGTATCGCAAATACCATAAGTCAAACTGGCATTATTCCGATTCATTCTGGACGATCAAGGACGGCAAGATCGAGTCATTACCGCCCCCGGGCGATGGCGGCAAAGCTCTTGAGAAACTCTCCGAGTATTCTGATCTGCTAACGAGCAGCGCAACGGCTTCGCAAAAAGCTGTTGCGATAGCCTGGATCGAACACATCATAGGTGACCTGCACCAGCCGCTTCATACATCGGCCCGAGTGACGGAAACGGAATCAAAGGGCGATCAGGGCGGGAACCTCTTTCTATTGACGCCGCAAGGCACGCCGCGAAATGCTCAAAAAAACCTTCACAGCTTTTGGGACTCGATAGTCGTTCACAGCATACCGAACAGTGATGATCTGTGTGACTCAACGTATGTCGAGCCGATAGCGCGGAAGATATTGAAGAAGTATCCGTATGAGAAGCTGCAAGCGCGGCTGGCTGCGGGAAAGTTTGCGGATTGGACCGCCGAGAGCCTTAAGATATCGCAGACAGAGGTCTTTTCCGCTGACCTCGTCCGTTTTCGGGAGCCTTCAGACAAATACCGGAAGAAGGCATTAAAGATCAGTGAGGAACGTCTCGCGCTGGCCGGATATCGCATGGCCGAGCTGTTCAATGCCGCTTTTGCCGCAAAATGA